Proteins encoded within one genomic window of Rhododendron vialii isolate Sample 1 chromosome 1a, ASM3025357v1:
- the LOC131333116 gene encoding ubiquitin-conjugating enzyme E2 28, translating into MASKRILKELKDLQKDPPTSCSAGPVAEDMFHWQATIMGPADSPYAGGVFLVTIHFPPDYPFKPPKVAFRTKVFHPNINSNGSICLDILKEQWSPALTISKVLLSICSLLTDPNPDDPLVPEIAHMYKTDKAKYEATARSWTQKYAMG; encoded by the exons ATGGCTTCCAAACGGATCTTGAAAGAGCTCAAGGATCTACAGAAGGATCCTCCCACCTCTTGCAGTGCTG GCCCTGTTGCTGAAGACATGTTTCATTGGCAAGCAACCATAATGGGTCCCGCTGATAGTCCATATGCAGGTGGAGTTTTTCTTGTTACCATTCATTTCCCTcctgattatccatttaaaccTCCTAAG GTTGCATTCAGGACAAAGGTTTTTCACCCGAATATAAACAGCAATGGCAGTATTTGCCTTGATATCTTAAAGGAGCAGTGGAGCCCGGCCCTCACTATCTCCAAG GTGTTGCTGTCAATCTGTTCATTGTTGACGGATCCAAACCCTGATGATCCCTTGGTGCCGGAGATTGCTCACATGTACAAGACGGATAAGGCCAAGTATGAGGCAACTGCACGGAGCTGGACCCAGAAGTACGCCATGGGCTAG